One Deltaproteobacteria bacterium DNA window includes the following coding sequences:
- a CDS encoding radical SAM protein → MPHLTLIYPYWPKLPEQTEFHLPPHGPVCLAASIPEEYNICFIDENVDHLDLEAGTDLVLLSMMLTCQLPRGFEIADRYRQRGVRVIAGGIGAMLHAEEVAEHVDSLFLGEVEDGRLAKVLADWEKGRLKPVYDYFLDHPPIESVGPARREILNRERYTYRGVRMVDLVHASRGCRFNCFPCSTAYLGGRQFRPRPFDTVVKEINEIDNNRLFLVDNSLAQDRKWVLDLFAALKPLKKKWISHPILDEEYVIAKAAEAGCWYVYQAVFDTSDVIRNRVRRLKDHGIGVEAAVLLGTDNQDEDYIKRLVDFLLEINVDMAEFSILTPFPHTPITALFERDGRILHRDWKRYTTAEVCFRPKHMSPDKLQEMYHYAWRAFFQDMPQSLRMACLFQKVIRKELADGTYESLKLSPDRRTSVPVKGEVRGP, encoded by the coding sequence ATGCCGCATTTGACCCTTATCTATCCATATTGGCCCAAACTGCCGGAGCAGACGGAGTTTCATCTGCCCCCGCATGGGCCGGTATGCCTGGCTGCCAGCATACCGGAAGAGTATAATATATGTTTTATAGATGAAAACGTGGATCATCTGGACCTGGAGGCCGGGACAGATCTGGTGCTTTTGTCCATGATGCTGACCTGTCAATTGCCCAGAGGATTTGAGATCGCTGACAGATACCGGCAAAGAGGCGTCCGGGTTATCGCGGGCGGTATTGGCGCCATGCTTCATGCTGAAGAGGTTGCTGAACATGTAGACAGTCTTTTTCTGGGAGAAGTTGAAGATGGACGTCTTGCCAAAGTCCTTGCCGACTGGGAAAAAGGGCGTCTGAAACCAGTCTATGACTATTTCCTCGATCACCCTCCAATTGAGAGTGTAGGTCCGGCCAGACGGGAAATTCTCAACCGGGAGCGTTATACGTATCGGGGTGTACGGATGGTGGATCTGGTCCATGCATCCAGAGGATGCAGGTTTAACTGTTTTCCATGTTCCACAGCATATCTCGGAGGCAGGCAATTCCGCCCTCGCCCCTTTGATACGGTAGTGAAAGAAATAAATGAGATTGACAACAACCGGTTATTTCTGGTGGACAACTCTCTTGCGCAGGATAGGAAATGGGTCCTGGATCTCTTTGCCGCCTTGAAGCCTTTAAAGAAAAAGTGGATCAGCCATCCTATTCTGGACGAGGAGTATGTAATCGCTAAAGCAGCAGAGGCGGGCTGCTGGTATGTATATCAGGCCGTCTTTGACACCTCTGATGTAATTCGCAACCGTGTCCGGCGGCTGAAGGATCACGGCATTGGCGTGGAGGCGGCAGTCCTGCTGGGTACGGATAACCAGGATGAAGACTATATCAAACGTCTGGTGGACTTCCTCCTGGAGATCAATGTGGATATGGCGGAATTCAGCATCCTGACGCCCTTTCCACATACTCCGATCACTGCGCTGTTTGAGCGGGATGGCCGAATCCTCCACCGCGACTGGAAGCGCTATACCACGGCAGAGGTCTGCTTCCGGCCCAAGCACATGAGCCCGGATAAGCTTCAGGAGATGTATCACTATGCATGGCGGGCATTCTTCCAGGATATGCCGCAGTCCCTGCGCATGGCCTGTCTGTTCCAAAAGGTGATCCGAAAAGAGCTGGCAGATGGCACCTATGAATCCTTAAAGCTCTCCCCTGATCGCCGCACATCCGTCCCTGTCAAAGGTGAAGTCCGTGGGCCTTGA